The following are from one region of the Arachis duranensis cultivar V14167 chromosome 10, aradu.V14167.gnm2.J7QH, whole genome shotgun sequence genome:
- the LOC127742809 gene encoding uncharacterized protein LOC127742809 codes for MSCRQNFRGMLEEKRTKVEDKDEVEAVDKDMRSKEEENKLVVHSEDVEEPTLLLMLKEDQNSEDSAWYLDNRASNHMTGDRSKFVALDTNVKGHVRFGDESKVEINGKGTILFELKNGSHKILSDVIISQS; via the exons ATGTCTTGCAGGCAAAACTTTCGTGGAATGCTAGAGGAGAAACGAACGAAAGTGGAAGACAAGGACGAGGTCGAGGCCGTGGACAAGGACATG agatccaaagaagaagaaaataaacttGTTGTGCACAGTGAAGATGTTGAAGAACCAACATTACTCCTTATGCTCAAGGAAGATCAAAATTCTGAAGATAGTGCGTGGTATCTTGACAATAGAGCTAGCAACCATATGACAGGTGATAGGAGTAAATTTGTAGCACTTGACACCAATGTAAAAGGACACGTGCGTTTTGGTGATGAATCAAAAGTAGAGATCAATGGCAAAGGGACGATTCTATTCGAGCTGAAGAATGGAAGTCATAAGATTCTTTCCGATGTTATTATATCCCAAAGTTGA